From one Salinibacterium hongtaonis genomic stretch:
- a CDS encoding acyltransferase family protein, producing MTQLTRPRPHAKPATAAHFESHIQGLRALAVLLVVVFHFWPGRLSGGYIGVDIFFVISGYLITGHLVRELTRDGRISLPQFWARRARRLLPASIAVLVFCSVATLLFLPLSGLGDSVREILASTFYIENWLLAANSVDYLAAGGNATMAQHYWTLSLEEQFYVIWPLLLLAGVALGARLFGQKRHAALVAVVVSVFVLSLVASVVYTALEPAPAYFVTFTRMWEFAAGALLALLPAIRPRGALAQNVIGYAGLITLIACGFFFDATTPFPGYMALIPVVATVAVIACGQSARWFDIGSVLSGRPQRFIGDISYSLYLWHWPLIIIAPFVPGWGLSGAHRVALFLMCFVLAWLTKKFIEDPARRWRFLTSRRPRATAIFAVALMAVSAAFAGLAWTVNQPKYEAAAAELTAIRANFPDCFGALSAGGCENPELDGLIVPSAGFGNADQPGHEECFVQLNAPDVVDCHFGSTAADAPRIALIGDSHAYQYLEALISVADERGWALTTYLKGACPWNAVAVGGPSAAFTDSCATWKQNLKSELDSAEAYDAIFTSALAATPYPGSDVDAAATGFTEAWTWAKGAPIVTIVDNPDLSDDPNKCLRQGDPSLCTEPRDDVLAESDPIAIAGAQASELLDLTDVYCDDEECFTVVSGGNIYRDQDHLTVTWTLSMKGMIGDALDRAIHG from the coding sequence ATGACGCAGCTCACCCGCCCCCGCCCCCATGCTAAGCCCGCCACAGCCGCGCACTTCGAAAGCCATATCCAGGGGCTTCGGGCGCTTGCCGTTCTTCTCGTCGTGGTGTTCCACTTCTGGCCGGGACGGCTCTCGGGCGGATACATCGGCGTCGACATCTTCTTCGTCATCTCGGGCTACCTCATCACGGGGCACCTCGTGCGTGAACTGACCCGCGACGGCCGCATCAGCCTGCCGCAGTTCTGGGCGCGCCGTGCCCGGCGACTGCTGCCGGCATCCATTGCCGTTCTTGTGTTCTGTTCTGTGGCGACCCTGTTGTTCCTGCCGCTCAGTGGTCTCGGCGACAGCGTGCGCGAGATTCTCGCGAGCACCTTCTACATTGAGAACTGGCTGCTCGCCGCCAACTCGGTCGACTATCTCGCCGCCGGTGGCAACGCCACGATGGCTCAGCACTATTGGACCCTCTCCCTCGAAGAGCAGTTCTATGTGATCTGGCCCCTGCTGCTGCTGGCCGGGGTTGCGCTCGGTGCGCGCCTCTTTGGGCAGAAGCGCCACGCGGCCCTGGTCGCCGTCGTGGTCTCAGTCTTCGTGCTGTCGCTCGTCGCCTCCGTCGTTTACACGGCACTCGAGCCTGCCCCCGCCTACTTCGTCACCTTCACCCGCATGTGGGAGTTTGCGGCGGGTGCGCTTCTGGCGTTGCTCCCTGCGATCCGCCCTCGGGGAGCGCTTGCCCAGAACGTGATCGGCTACGCGGGCCTCATCACCCTGATCGCGTGCGGATTCTTCTTCGACGCGACGACCCCGTTCCCCGGCTATATGGCGCTCATCCCGGTTGTCGCGACTGTCGCCGTGATCGCCTGCGGCCAGTCGGCCCGCTGGTTTGACATCGGAAGCGTGCTCAGCGGTCGTCCGCAGCGCTTCATCGGCGACATCTCGTACTCGCTCTATCTGTGGCATTGGCCTTTGATCATCATCGCGCCCTTCGTGCCGGGGTGGGGCCTAAGCGGGGCACACCGGGTCGCCCTGTTCCTGATGTGCTTCGTGCTCGCCTGGCTCACCAAAAAGTTCATCGAAGATCCGGCCCGGCGCTGGCGTTTTCTCACGAGCCGCAGGCCGCGGGCAACGGCGATTTTCGCGGTGGCCTTGATGGCCGTCTCGGCCGCGTTCGCCGGTCTTGCCTGGACGGTCAACCAGCCCAAGTACGAAGCCGCCGCCGCCGAGCTCACCGCGATCCGCGCTAACTTTCCCGACTGTTTCGGCGCGCTCTCCGCCGGTGGATGCGAGAACCCAGAGCTCGATGGCCTGATTGTGCCGAGCGCCGGCTTCGGCAACGCCGACCAGCCTGGCCACGAGGAATGCTTCGTGCAGCTCAATGCGCCCGATGTTGTCGACTGCCACTTCGGATCAACGGCAGCGGATGCTCCCCGCATTGCTCTGATCGGCGACAGCCACGCGTACCAATATCTTGAAGCCCTCATCTCGGTGGCCGACGAACGAGGGTGGGCGCTCACGACTTACCTCAAGGGGGCCTGCCCGTGGAACGCGGTCGCCGTCGGCGGCCCGAGCGCCGCGTTCACCGACTCGTGTGCCACGTGGAAGCAGAACCTTAAGTCGGAGCTCGACTCTGCCGAGGCATACGACGCGATCTTCACTTCCGCGCTCGCCGCGACCCCCTACCCCGGTTCAGACGTCGACGCGGCGGCGACGGGATTCACCGAGGCCTGGACCTGGGCGAAGGGCGCCCCGATCGTCACGATCGTCGACAACCCCGACCTCTCGGATGACCCCAACAAGTGTCTTCGCCAGGGAGATCCCTCGCTCTGCACCGAGCCCCGGGACGATGTGCTTGCCGAAAGTGACCCGATCGCCATCGCGGGGGCTCAGGCATCCGAACTCCTCGACCTCACCGATGTCTACTGCGACGACGAGGAGTGCTTCACGGTGGTGAGCGGTGGCAACATTTACCGCGACCAGGATCACCTCACCGTCACATGGACGCTCAGCATGAAGGGCATGATCGGCGATGCGCTCGACCGAGCGATTCACGGTTAG
- a CDS encoding response regulator: MTTDRLTTRVLLVDDQDLVRAGFRIILNSEPGIEVIGEATNGADAVRLAGELQPDVICMDVQMPGVDGLEATRQIVATPSIGAGVLILTTFDRDDYLFEALQAGASGFLLKNASAEELIDAVQVIARGDALLSPTVTRRVIAAVADSHGASSSASGDRVSTAAATAELTERESEVLGLLAAGLSNAEIAERLFVGEATVKTHVSKVFMKLGLRDRIQAVIFAYEHGIAVPGS, from the coding sequence ATGACCACCGATCGTCTCACGACTCGAGTGCTGCTGGTCGATGATCAGGACCTCGTGCGCGCCGGCTTTCGCATCATCCTCAATAGCGAGCCGGGAATCGAGGTCATTGGCGAGGCGACCAATGGCGCCGACGCCGTGCGTCTCGCTGGCGAGCTGCAGCCCGACGTGATCTGCATGGATGTGCAGATGCCGGGAGTCGACGGGCTCGAAGCTACTCGGCAGATCGTGGCAACCCCGTCGATCGGCGCGGGGGTGCTCATCCTCACGACGTTCGACCGCGACGACTACCTATTCGAGGCTCTGCAGGCCGGGGCGAGCGGGTTTCTCCTCAAAAACGCTAGCGCCGAAGAACTCATCGACGCCGTGCAGGTGATCGCTCGCGGCGATGCGCTGCTCTCTCCCACCGTCACCCGCAGAGTTATCGCCGCCGTAGCGGATTCCCACGGGGCGTCGTCAAGCGCCTCAGGTGACCGCGTCTCGACCGCTGCCGCCACGGCCGAACTCACGGAACGCGAAAGCGAAGTTCTCGGCCTTCTCGCTGCCGGGCTCTCCAACGCCGAAATCGCCGAGCGGCTGTTCGTCGGAGAGGCGACGGTCAAAACGCATGTATCCAAAGTTTTCATGAAGCTCGGCTTGCGAGACCGCATCCAGGCGGTCATCTTTGCCTACGAGCACGGCATCGCCGTTCCGGGCAGCTAG
- a CDS encoding ABC transporter permease: protein MTAQRTTPSLGFASAVWLIANREITMRLRSKSFLISTAILLLIVLASVVGGGFVANNTELTKVAAVGSAVEAAEAPGTLDVTKASSADAAEELVRSGDVEAAIIPSENSPTGLEVIALEEAPGVVLQSLSVIPEVTVLEPVDDDRNSLLVYFVALGFGLIFFMSALTFGMAIAQSVVEEKQTRIVEILMATVPVPALLAGKVIGNSILAFGQIVLIAAIAGIGMLASGQDILLADIGPSIVWFVIFFVFGFVLLASMFAAAAALVSRQEDMATTTTPITYLVMIPYFLVIFFNDNDLVLAIMSYVPFSAPVGMPMRVFLGTAEWWEPILSLVILLATTALTIAFGSRIYSNALLRMGARVKLKDALTGAS from the coding sequence ATGACCGCTCAGCGCACCACACCCTCACTCGGATTCGCCTCGGCCGTGTGGCTCATCGCTAACCGCGAAATCACCATGCGGCTGCGGAGCAAGTCGTTTCTCATCAGCACGGCGATCTTGCTGCTCATCGTTCTCGCCTCCGTTGTTGGCGGCGGGTTTGTGGCCAACAACACCGAGTTGACCAAGGTCGCTGCGGTCGGTTCAGCGGTCGAGGCCGCTGAGGCACCGGGCACGCTCGACGTGACCAAGGCCTCATCGGCGGATGCCGCAGAGGAGCTGGTCCGCAGCGGCGATGTCGAGGCTGCGATCATTCCCTCCGAGAACTCGCCGACGGGCCTCGAGGTCATCGCGCTCGAAGAGGCACCGGGAGTCGTGCTGCAGTCCCTCAGCGTGATCCCCGAAGTAACCGTGCTTGAGCCCGTTGACGACGACCGCAACAGCCTGCTCGTTTACTTCGTTGCCCTCGGCTTCGGCCTGATCTTCTTCATGTCTGCGCTCACCTTTGGCATGGCGATTGCCCAGAGCGTTGTCGAAGAGAAGCAGACCCGCATCGTGGAGATTCTCATGGCCACCGTGCCCGTGCCCGCGTTGCTGGCCGGCAAGGTGATCGGCAACAGCATCCTGGCCTTCGGGCAGATCGTGCTCATCGCGGCAATCGCCGGCATTGGGATGTTGGCCTCTGGTCAAGACATTCTGCTGGCCGACATCGGGCCTTCGATTGTGTGGTTCGTGATCTTCTTCGTGTTCGGATTTGTGCTGCTCGCCTCGATGTTTGCGGCTGCCGCAGCACTTGTTTCGCGGCAAGAAGACATGGCCACGACAACCACCCCGATCACCTATCTCGTGATGATCCCGTACTTCTTGGTGATCTTCTTCAACGACAACGACCTCGTGCTTGCGATCATGTCGTACGTGCCGTTCTCTGCACCCGTCGGCATGCCGATGCGGGTGTTCCTCGGCACTGCCGAATGGTGGGAGCCCATCCTCTCGCTCGTGATCCTGCTCGCGACGACGGCCCTCACGATTGCGTTCGGGTCGCGCATCTACTCCAATGCGCTCCTGCGCATGGGCGCGCGCGTCAAGCTCAAGGATGCCCTGACCGGCGCAAGCTAG
- a CDS encoding LLM class F420-dependent oxidoreductase, with the protein MRFGMFIPQGWRHDLVGIDPSEQWRTMSTLAAHADAGEWESIWVYDHFHTVPVATDQATHEAWTLMSAFAATTSRVRLGQMCTCMSYRNPAYLAKVAATVDLISGGRVEMGIGAGWYEHEWRAYGYGFPRPGERLARLDEGVQIMKQAWQTGSATLDGAHYQVENAIVRPLPLQDGGPPVWIAGGGEKVTLRIAAKYADYTNFAGDPAQFAAKSELLREHCAAEGTDFDRIVRSANYNTLVAENEHELGRMIDAIEARIAPHIGPAEAAKYVAEYRDGTALVGTPQQVTDRLGAMGDLGLAYAIHYFAHVAYDRTSALLFEREVMPALR; encoded by the coding sequence ATGCGATTCGGAATGTTCATTCCCCAGGGCTGGCGACACGACCTCGTCGGGATCGACCCGTCGGAGCAGTGGCGCACGATGAGCACCCTGGCGGCGCACGCCGACGCTGGCGAGTGGGAATCGATCTGGGTCTATGACCACTTTCACACCGTTCCTGTTGCTACCGATCAGGCGACTCACGAGGCGTGGACCCTCATGTCGGCATTCGCCGCAACAACGTCGCGCGTGCGGCTCGGGCAGATGTGCACCTGCATGAGCTACCGGAATCCGGCCTACCTGGCCAAGGTCGCCGCAACCGTGGACCTGATCTCCGGGGGCAGGGTCGAGATGGGCATCGGCGCTGGCTGGTACGAACACGAATGGCGGGCATACGGCTACGGGTTCCCGCGGCCTGGAGAGCGGCTAGCGCGCCTCGACGAGGGTGTGCAGATTATGAAGCAGGCCTGGCAAACGGGCAGCGCAACCCTCGACGGCGCGCACTACCAGGTCGAGAACGCCATCGTTCGCCCGCTTCCCCTGCAGGATGGCGGCCCACCCGTGTGGATCGCGGGAGGCGGCGAGAAGGTCACCCTGCGCATCGCCGCAAAGTATGCGGACTACACGAACTTTGCGGGCGATCCCGCGCAGTTCGCCGCCAAGAGCGAGCTTCTCCGCGAGCACTGCGCCGCCGAAGGAACCGACTTCGATCGCATCGTCCGAAGCGCCAACTACAACACGCTCGTCGCCGAGAACGAGCACGAACTGGGGCGGATGATCGACGCGATTGAGGCGCGCATCGCACCCCACATCGGCCCGGCAGAGGCAGCCAAGTATGTGGCCGAGTATCGCGACGGCACGGCGCTCGTCGGCACCCCGCAGCAGGTCACCGACCGCCTCGGGGCGATGGGCGACCTGGGGCTTGCGTATGCGATCCACTACTTTGCCCATGTCGCCTACGACCGCACGAGTGCCCTGCTGTTCGAGCGCGAGGTCATGCCAGCGCTGCGCTAG
- a CDS encoding ABC transporter ATP-binding protein produces the protein MLELNSISRSFGDRQVLRDVAFTVNRGRMTGFVGGNGAGKTTTMRVMMGVLTPDSGTVTLDGVPLTREARTRFGYMPEERGLYPKMKVAEQIIYLARLHGLSADHARENAIALLERLGLGERTGDTVESLSLGNQQRAQIAAALVHEPDVLILDEPFSGLDPLAVEVVLGVLKDYADRGAPVLFSSHQLDIVERLCDDLVVIADGTIKASGSREGLRAEHSGSRYELQLGEDAGWLRDEPGVSIVDFDGGYALFDTDTAETAQRILRTAVATGTVLSFAPQHPSLSQIFKEVIR, from the coding sequence ATGCTTGAACTCAACTCCATCTCCCGCTCCTTCGGCGACCGCCAGGTGCTGCGCGATGTCGCCTTCACGGTTAACCGCGGGCGCATGACCGGCTTCGTCGGCGGCAACGGCGCCGGCAAGACAACCACCATGCGCGTCATGATGGGGGTGCTCACTCCCGACTCGGGCACTGTGACCCTCGATGGCGTTCCCCTGACCCGCGAGGCACGCACCCGCTTCGGCTACATGCCGGAGGAGAGGGGCCTCTATCCCAAGATGAAAGTCGCTGAGCAGATCATCTACCTCGCCCGGCTGCATGGGCTGTCGGCTGACCACGCCCGCGAGAATGCGATCGCCCTGCTCGAGCGCCTCGGGCTCGGCGAGCGCACGGGCGACACCGTCGAAAGCCTCTCCCTTGGTAACCAGCAGCGAGCACAGATCGCCGCCGCGCTGGTACACGAACCCGATGTTCTGATTCTGGATGAGCCGTTCTCGGGGCTCGACCCCCTCGCCGTCGAGGTCGTACTCGGAGTTCTCAAGGACTACGCCGACCGCGGGGCCCCCGTGCTTTTCTCCTCCCACCAGCTCGACATCGTCGAACGCCTCTGCGACGACCTCGTCGTGATCGCCGACGGCACGATCAAGGCCAGCGGATCACGCGAAGGTTTGCGAGCGGAGCACTCCGGCAGCCGCTACGAGCTTCAGCTCGGTGAAGATGCAGGATGGCTTCGCGACGAGCCGGGCGTGAGCATCGTCGACTTCGACGGCGGATACGCCCTGTTCGATACCGACACAGCAGAAACCGCCCAGCGCATCCTTCGCACCGCTGTCGCAACCGGCACTGTGCTCAGCTTCGCGCCGCAGCATCCCTCGCTTTCGCAGATCTTTAAGGAGGTCATCCGATGA
- a CDS encoding beta strand repeat-containing protein: MNLSRRIAAIATTVVLALGVVVVPAAVASAAPGDLTITTASNLGTFDVNRSLSVQLAANKGGAKWSFSGGSGGLALTGDGLLTGTLTSTGSNTVSINAKVGNGNGSGNSDTKSFSFTVRPVITSAAPAAGTVGVAYSHTFTGTPGTSPTFSIVNAPAGLSLNRDTGVLSGVPGKFSGQSKTYSFTVTITTGPANDRVTSTAVPFTLTVTKPIQPPLFDTISIAEATVGTPFSAAFSASGQGTITYSATGLPAGLSINSTTGTVSGTPTFMPSYTAARNTVDVSIIASDGQSGTHSYGLIVNVPAPTMTGGSLPAAAVGSAYSQTLPTSGHGTLTTAIASGALPTGLSLAANGTISGNPAYDASYGAAKTFAFTATVTGPGGSATEAFTLTVSTAVPVLATRTLPEGWLTQPYSSVLDFTGAGAVATVTGLPAGVSFDGRSISGAPTVAGDYSVVIAVTNGAGVDAVAIPVTVNAAPAIATTTLPDGIVGSAWSKQFVATGKNVTFSLGAGAPADMTITAGGLIEWTPTADGITTITVIATNLSGSDATTLSLTSYALPAFTSTSLVSGTQGRLYLDGIDFEGRDVSLAITDGRLPSGVTLAADGSLRGTPIESGTFEFEVTATNVAGSVVRDFTIIVTVPAAVIPPTSPEATPAGIITPLPAAPAAPRAGAGVGAGAGAAAARSVGDGEADAAGSAESSANDADEEDLPTLSPTEEKDPTEAAKPVDGFDPAGVLLGGIVAIAFLAALALLLLRRRRNAL; this comes from the coding sequence ATGAACTTATCCCGAAGAATCGCTGCGATCGCCACGACAGTGGTGCTCGCCCTAGGTGTTGTGGTCGTTCCGGCCGCAGTCGCCTCCGCCGCGCCGGGCGACCTCACCATAACGACAGCATCAAACCTGGGCACATTCGATGTCAACCGTTCGCTTTCGGTCCAACTCGCAGCGAATAAGGGCGGCGCTAAGTGGTCGTTTTCGGGCGGCAGCGGCGGACTAGCGCTCACGGGAGATGGGCTGCTCACGGGCACATTGACGAGCACGGGATCGAATACCGTCAGCATCAACGCAAAGGTTGGAAACGGGAATGGGAGCGGCAACAGCGACACCAAGTCGTTCTCATTCACAGTGCGCCCCGTCATCACTAGTGCCGCGCCAGCCGCCGGAACTGTTGGCGTCGCCTACTCGCACACCTTCACTGGTACGCCGGGAACCAGCCCAACATTCTCGATTGTGAACGCTCCTGCTGGTCTCTCGCTGAATCGCGACACAGGAGTCCTTTCGGGTGTCCCCGGGAAGTTTTCGGGACAGAGTAAGACTTACTCCTTCACCGTGACCATCACTACCGGCCCGGCGAATGATCGCGTCACGTCGACAGCCGTGCCATTCACACTGACGGTGACCAAGCCCATCCAGCCGCCGCTCTTCGACACCATTTCGATCGCGGAGGCGACCGTCGGCACCCCGTTCTCTGCAGCGTTTTCTGCAAGCGGTCAGGGCACGATCACGTACTCGGCGACGGGCCTGCCGGCTGGCCTCTCGATCAACTCAACGACCGGTACCGTGAGTGGAACTCCGACATTCATGCCCAGTTACACCGCAGCGCGAAACACGGTCGATGTCTCGATCATTGCGTCAGACGGCCAGTCGGGAACTCACTCGTACGGCTTGATCGTCAACGTTCCCGCGCCCACTATGACCGGAGGCTCGCTCCCGGCCGCTGCCGTCGGGTCTGCGTACAGCCAGACTCTTCCGACGAGCGGCCACGGAACCCTCACGACCGCGATTGCCTCTGGTGCGCTTCCGACCGGGCTATCACTCGCGGCGAACGGCACGATCTCGGGCAACCCCGCCTACGACGCGTCATACGGGGCAGCCAAGACGTTCGCCTTCACGGCGACCGTTACGGGCCCGGGAGGTTCGGCCACTGAGGCGTTCACGCTCACCGTGTCGACCGCGGTTCCCGTGCTCGCCACCCGCACCCTCCCCGAGGGTTGGCTCACGCAGCCTTACTCGTCGGTCCTCGACTTCACGGGCGCCGGCGCTGTCGCAACCGTGACGGGCCTGCCCGCGGGAGTGAGCTTCGACGGACGCTCAATCTCGGGCGCTCCGACCGTCGCTGGTGACTACTCGGTAGTCATCGCGGTCACTAACGGCGCCGGCGTCGACGCTGTGGCCATCCCCGTCACCGTCAATGCGGCTCCTGCTATCGCAACGACAACGCTGCCGGACGGCATCGTCGGCTCGGCCTGGTCCAAGCAGTTCGTGGCGACCGGCAAGAACGTGACGTTCTCGCTCGGCGCCGGTGCTCCCGCTGACATGACCATCACGGCGGGCGGGCTCATCGAGTGGACGCCCACCGCAGACGGAATCACGACGATTACGGTCATCGCAACGAACCTCTCGGGAAGCGACGCCACCACGCTGTCTCTCACGAGCTATGCGCTCCCGGCGTTCACATCGACGAGTCTCGTCTCCGGAACCCAGGGCCGCCTCTACCTCGACGGCATCGACTTTGAAGGTCGCGACGTGTCCCTGGCGATCACGGACGGTCGCCTCCCCAGCGGAGTGACGCTCGCGGCCGACGGAAGCCTTCGCGGCACGCCGATCGAGTCGGGCACCTTTGAGTTCGAGGTCACAGCGACCAACGTCGCCGGGTCGGTGGTTCGTGACTTCACGATCATCGTCACGGTGCCCGCCGCGGTCATCCCGCCGACGAGCCCCGAGGCGACTCCCGCCGGCATCATCACCCCGTTGCCAGCGGCCCCGGCCGCCCCGCGTGCCGGAGCAGGTGTCGGAGCAGGTGCCGGAGCAGCGGCCGCTCGAAGCGTGGGCGATGGTGAGGCGGATGCCGCAGGCTCTGCTGAATCAAGCGCGAACGATGCCGATGAGGAAGACCTCCCCACCTTGAGCCCCACAGAGGAGAAGGATCCGACCGAGGCGGCCAAGCCTGTCGACGGATTCGACCCGGCCGGCGTGTTGCTTGGAGGCATCGTCGCCATCGCCTTCCTCGCCGCGCTCGCCCTGCTGCTGCTGCGTCGCCGACGCAACGCGCTGTAG
- a CDS encoding sensor histidine kinase, giving the protein MTDEWKRPRPDAAGYRRDALGAIGLTIGAGLSSLLYYRIGSYDDPAPVWLTAVVIAAMTLPLALRRRYPELVAVIASVGFFVTQQFAVPEFLVSNITLFMAIYSVGAWSTRRRRATIVRLAIIAGMFIWITVNLIISVSDPELLPNVSRSGVFSQFASFALLNFATNLLYFGGAYYFGDRMWAAARQRAVLEERTAELADEREHSMRQAIALDRVRIARELHDVVAHHVSVMGVQAGAARRVLATDAAQATESLVMIESSARSAVDEMHRLLATLRDPLSADEPNEGAPDAAAQASSTRGLEQVPELVAQSTAAGVSAKLVTVGQPHPATPLVGFTLYRVCQEALTNVRKHAGDRATAEVRIRYLGDSIELEVTDTGIGRGLSRGTTGHGHIGMRERLAAVGGRLEVGPRPRGGYLVRAIVPLTPAGGSWPDDADSDASLTEATP; this is encoded by the coding sequence GTGACTGACGAGTGGAAGCGGCCGCGCCCGGATGCCGCGGGCTATCGACGTGATGCCCTCGGAGCCATTGGGCTAACGATCGGGGCCGGGCTGAGTTCGCTGCTCTACTACCGCATCGGCTCGTATGACGACCCGGCACCCGTCTGGCTCACAGCGGTAGTGATCGCCGCGATGACGCTGCCCCTCGCGCTCCGCCGCCGATACCCCGAGCTCGTCGCGGTCATCGCGTCCGTCGGTTTTTTCGTTACGCAGCAGTTCGCGGTTCCCGAGTTTCTCGTCAGCAACATCACGCTCTTCATGGCCATCTACTCGGTGGGCGCATGGAGCACTCGTCGTCGGCGGGCGACCATTGTGCGCTTGGCCATCATCGCGGGCATGTTCATCTGGATTACGGTGAACCTCATCATCTCCGTGAGCGACCCCGAGCTGCTGCCCAACGTTTCTCGCAGCGGTGTCTTCTCTCAGTTCGCGTCATTCGCCCTGCTCAACTTCGCCACCAATCTGCTCTACTTTGGCGGCGCCTACTACTTTGGCGACCGCATGTGGGCGGCAGCTCGTCAGCGGGCGGTGCTCGAAGAGCGCACGGCGGAACTCGCCGACGAACGCGAACACAGCATGCGCCAGGCCATCGCACTCGATCGGGTTCGCATCGCCCGCGAGCTTCACGACGTGGTCGCTCATCACGTCTCCGTGATGGGAGTGCAGGCCGGTGCCGCCCGCCGAGTGCTCGCGACCGACGCCGCCCAGGCCACCGAGTCGCTCGTGATGATCGAGAGCAGCGCGCGATCAGCGGTCGACGAGATGCATCGCCTACTCGCCACCCTGCGCGACCCCCTCAGCGCCGACGAGCCCAACGAGGGTGCCCCGGATGCTGCGGCGCAAGCGTCATCGACGCGCGGCCTCGAACAGGTGCCGGAACTTGTGGCCCAGAGCACCGCCGCGGGGGTTTCGGCCAAGCTCGTGACCGTCGGACAACCGCATCCGGCAACCCCTCTAGTAGGTTTCACCCTCTACCGCGTATGCCAAGAAGCCCTCACGAACGTGCGAAAGCACGCGGGAGACAGGGCAACGGCCGAAGTGCGAATCCGCTACCTGGGCGACAGTATCGAGCTCGAAGTCACCGACACCGGGATCGGCCGCGGGCTCTCCCGGGGCACAACAGGTCACGGGCACATCGGAATGCGGGAGCGGCTCGCCGCAGTGGGCGGGCGCCTCGAGGTCGGACCACGACCTCGCGGCGGCTACCTCGTCCGCGCGATCGTTCCGCTCACACCGGCGGGCGGCTCCTGGCCCGACGATGCCGATTCCGACGCCAGCCTGACGGAGGCCACGCCATGA
- a CDS encoding threonine aldolase family protein, producing MQRHDPQIRHFASDNYAGAHPEVLAAIADANGGHQVNYGGDVYTERLHEIIRDQFGQHAGVFPVFNGTGANVVALTSMLPRWGGVIAASTAHINTDENAAPERIGGIKLLTVDTPDGKLTPELIDLQAGGRGDEHRAEPLVVSITQSTELGTVYTPNELRAICDHAHSLGMRVHVDGSRIGNAAASLGVSLRELTTRAGVDILSLGGTKNGLLYGEAVVVLSPEASVGLPYLRKYMMQLSSKMRFASAQLIALYEGDLWLRSARHANAMSARLRATLDDAIAAGAAPGLRFTQPTQVNSLFAVLPAEATARLRETHHFYDWNSSAGEVRWMTSFDTTEEDVDQFAADIIAALGQAG from the coding sequence GTGCAACGTCATGACCCCCAGATCCGCCATTTCGCCAGCGACAACTACGCGGGAGCTCACCCCGAAGTCCTCGCCGCAATCGCCGACGCCAACGGCGGACACCAGGTGAACTACGGCGGCGATGTTTACACGGAGCGGCTGCACGAGATCATCCGCGACCAGTTCGGCCAGCACGCTGGCGTCTTTCCCGTCTTCAACGGCACCGGCGCCAATGTGGTGGCCCTCACGAGCATGCTGCCGCGCTGGGGAGGCGTGATCGCGGCGTCGACTGCCCACATCAACACCGATGAGAACGCGGCACCCGAGCGCATCGGGGGCATCAAGCTACTGACGGTTGACACCCCTGACGGAAAACTCACGCCAGAACTCATCGACCTCCAAGCGGGCGGCCGGGGGGACGAGCATCGCGCGGAGCCGCTCGTCGTCAGCATCACGCAGTCCACCGAGTTGGGCACGGTTTACACCCCCAACGAACTGCGAGCGATATGCGACCACGCCCATTCGCTCGGGATGCGAGTGCACGTCGATGGCTCGCGAATCGGCAATGCGGCAGCATCCCTCGGGGTCTCGCTGCGCGAGTTGACGACACGGGCAGGCGTCGACATCCTCAGCCTCGGCGGCACCAAGAACGGCCTGCTCTATGGCGAGGCGGTCGTCGTGCTCAGCCCCGAAGCATCCGTCGGGCTGCCCTACCTGCGCAAGTACATGATGCAGTTGTCGTCCAAGATGCGGTTCGCCTCAGCCCAGCTGATTGCGCTGTACGAGGGCGACCTGTGGCTGCGCAGCGCACGCCACGCAAACGCGATGTCGGCCCGGCTGCGGGCCACGCTCGACGATGCGATCGCCGCGGGCGCGGCACCCGGCCTGCGCTTCACGCAGCCGACGCAGGTGAACTCGCTCTTTGCCGTGCTGCCTGCCGAGGCCACCGCACGACTGCGCGAAACACACCACTTCTACGACTGGAACAGCTCGGCCGGCGAGGTTCGGTGGATGACGAGCTTCGACACGACAGAAGAGGACGTCGACCAGTTCGCCGCCGACATCATCGCGGCGCTGGGGCAGGCCGGCTGA